A single region of the Prevotella sp. HUN102 genome encodes:
- the holA gene encoding DNA polymerase III subunit delta has translation MPAKQGTTFQGIMNDLKARKFSPIYILMGEESYYIDQISDYIANNVLSPEEQDFNMTVCFGSDVSAVQIADMARRFPMMSEYQVIIVKEAQNIRSLEALEKYLKNPVKSTILVWCHKNGKIDARKKAVSLAQSVGIVFESKKLREYQLGDFIQNFLKQKNVAIDPKSCQMIADHVGADLSRLTSELEKVILSLSNDDRRVTPEIVEREIGVSKEFNAFELRDAIVNRNVFKANQIVNYFDKNPKAGSLYSFIPLLFSYFQNLMIVHYAPKNSSENDIAAALDLKSSWGAKDYFAGLKNYSARKTMDIISKIRETDAKSKGLDNPNTGAGELMKELIFFIFH, from the coding sequence ATGCCCGCAAAACAAGGAACAACTTTTCAGGGAATAATGAACGACCTGAAAGCTCGCAAGTTTTCACCTATTTATATACTGATGGGTGAGGAATCTTATTATATCGATCAGATTTCGGATTATATTGCTAATAATGTTTTGAGTCCGGAAGAACAGGATTTCAATATGACGGTCTGTTTCGGATCAGATGTTTCGGCTGTGCAGATTGCTGATATGGCTCGCCGTTTTCCGATGATGTCCGAATATCAAGTGATTATTGTGAAGGAAGCGCAAAATATCCGATCTTTGGAAGCACTTGAGAAGTATCTCAAAAATCCGGTAAAATCAACAATTCTTGTTTGGTGTCATAAAAACGGCAAAATTGATGCTCGCAAAAAAGCTGTCAGTTTGGCACAGTCGGTTGGAATAGTTTTCGAGAGCAAAAAACTGAGAGAATATCAGCTTGGCGATTTTATCCAGAATTTTCTGAAACAGAAAAATGTTGCGATAGATCCAAAGTCTTGCCAGATGATTGCCGACCACGTTGGAGCAGATTTGAGTAGACTCACATCTGAGTTGGAAAAAGTAATTCTTTCGCTTTCCAATGACGATAGGAGAGTAACTCCCGAAATCGTGGAAAGAGAGATTGGAGTGAGCAAGGAGTTCAATGCTTTTGAACTTCGCGATGCAATAGTGAATCGGAATGTTTTCAAGGCAAATCAGATTGTGAATTATTTTGACAAAAATCCGAAGGCTGGTTCGCTTTACTCTTTTATCCCGTTGCTGTTTTCTTACTTTCAAAATCTGATGATTGTTCATTATGCTCCGAAAAATAGCTCCGAAAATGACATTGCAGCAGCACTGGATTTGAAATCCAGTTGGGGAGCCAAGGACTATTTTGCTGGTTTGAAAAACTATTCTGCACGTAAAACGATGGATATAATTTCAAAGATTAGAGAGACTGATGCGAAGAGTAAAGGTCTGGATAATCCTAATACAGGTGCTGGAGAATTGATGAAAGAGCTTATTTTCTTCATTTTTCATTAA
- a CDS encoding cyclophilin-like fold protein has protein sequence MKRSILALLLFSATFALMSCGENGSTNIVNNIEENNPKPINNKMYIKVNGHTLTATLADNSSAAALVELLKKGDLTYEANDYGNFEKVGNIGTYLPQNNTNITTTPGDIILYQGNNICIYYDTNTWNFTHLGKIDNITQTELKNILGKGKCSITLSLQ, from the coding sequence ATGAAACGAAGTATTCTTGCCCTTCTGCTTTTTTCTGCCACATTCGCCCTTATGTCTTGTGGAGAAAACGGCAGTACGAACATAGTGAACAATATAGAAGAAAACAATCCCAAACCAATCAACAATAAGATGTATATAAAAGTAAACGGACACACACTCACAGCGACACTTGCCGACAATTCGTCGGCTGCCGCATTGGTAGAATTGCTGAAGAAAGGCGACCTTACCTACGAAGCAAACGACTACGGAAACTTTGAGAAAGTAGGAAACATAGGCACTTATTTGCCACAAAACAATACAAATATTACCACCACTCCGGGGGATATCATCCTCTATCAGGGCAACAACATTTGCATTTACTACGACACGAACACGTGGAATTTCACGCATCTTGGCAAGATAGACAACATTACCCAGACAGAGCTGAAAAACATTCTTGGCAAAGGAAAATGCAGCATAACTCTGTCTTTGCAATAG
- a CDS encoding Nif3-like dinuclear metal center hexameric protein has protein sequence MRSVKIKEVIDALERFAPLPLQESYDNAGLQVGLTEVEVSGALLCLDVTEEIVDEAIGLGCNLIVAHHPLIFRKLARISDADYVQRTVMKAIKNDITIVAMHTNIDAAMGGVNFKIAEKMGLGNVRFFGKQQSVAVGDGEVSGGEGVIGTFAEPMAADDFVLLLKQRFDVECVQANQLLRREIKTVALCGGAGSFLLGSAIAEGADAFVTGEMSYHDYFGHNQEIQICTIGHYQSEQFTNEVFREIIERECPGVNCHLTKIDTNPIIYL, from the coding sequence ATGCGTAGCGTGAAAATAAAGGAAGTAATTGATGCCCTTGAACGATTCGCGCCTCTGCCCTTACAGGAAAGCTACGATAATGCCGGCCTGCAAGTAGGATTGACAGAGGTGGAAGTATCAGGGGCTTTATTGTGTCTTGACGTAACTGAAGAGATAGTAGACGAAGCGATTGGGCTTGGCTGCAACCTGATAGTAGCCCATCATCCGCTTATCTTCAGGAAACTTGCACGGATTTCGGATGCAGATTATGTGCAGCGCACCGTGATGAAGGCAATTAAGAACGACATAACCATCGTGGCAATGCATACGAATATTGATGCTGCTATGGGTGGAGTGAACTTCAAGATTGCTGAAAAGATGGGCTTGGGGAATGTAAGGTTTTTCGGAAAACAGCAGTCGGTGGCGGTCGGCGATGGAGAAGTTTCAGGTGGAGAGGGCGTTATCGGCACGTTTGCAGAACCAATGGCGGCAGACGATTTCGTATTGCTTCTGAAGCAAAGGTTCGACGTGGAATGCGTGCAGGCAAATCAATTACTGCGGCGAGAAATAAAGACTGTGGCACTTTGTGGCGGGGCAGGTTCGTTCTTGCTCGGAAGTGCGATAGCAGAAGGAGCTGATGCGTTCGTCACTGGAGAGATGAGCTATCACGATTATTTCGGACACAATCAGGAAATACAGATTTGCACAATCGGGCACTATCAGAGCGAACAGTTTACGAATGAGGTTTTCAGGGAGATAATAGAACGCGAATGTCCCGGCGTGAACTGCCATCTCACGAAGATTGATACGAATCCGATTATCTATCTTTAA
- a CDS encoding dihydroorotate dehydrogenase, producing the protein MADLNVKINSLKLKNPVMTASGTFGYGLEFKDFVPLDELGGIIVKGTTLHPREGNDYPRMVETAHGMLNCVGLQNKGVDYFIEHIYPEVSKIGTNIIVNVSGHSVDTYAAAAERLNDLEHIPAIELNISCPNVKEGGMAFGVTCSGASSVVREVRKRYHKTLIVKLSPNVTDIASIARSCEDEGADSVSLINTLMGMAIDIEKRKPRLSIRTGGLSGPAVKPVAVRMVYDVAKAVKIPVVGLGGISTAEDAIEFLMAGATAVQIGTANFVDPQVTIKVRDGINEWLDNHGCQSVSEIIGCLE; encoded by the coding sequence ATGGCTGATTTAAATGTAAAGATAAATAGTTTAAAGCTAAAGAATCCGGTAATGACTGCCAGCGGCACGTTTGGATATGGTTTAGAGTTTAAGGATTTCGTGCCGTTAGATGAACTGGGAGGCATTATAGTGAAAGGAACCACGCTTCATCCACGCGAGGGAAACGACTATCCCCGTATGGTGGAGACTGCTCACGGAATGCTGAACTGTGTGGGATTGCAGAACAAGGGCGTGGATTATTTCATTGAACACATCTATCCCGAGGTTAGCAAGATAGGCACAAACATCATCGTGAACGTGAGCGGGCACTCCGTGGACACCTATGCCGCGGCTGCCGAACGGCTCAACGACTTAGAGCATATCCCTGCCATAGAGCTGAATATTTCCTGTCCGAACGTGAAGGAAGGAGGAATGGCTTTCGGCGTAACCTGCTCCGGTGCGTCGTCGGTGGTACGCGAAGTGCGCAAACGCTATCACAAGACACTCATCGTGAAGCTTTCCCCCAACGTTACGGATATTGCAAGCATTGCCCGTTCGTGCGAAGACGAGGGAGCCGACTCCGTTTCCCTCATCAACACCCTTATGGGAATGGCCATCGACATAGAGAAGCGCAAGCCCCGTCTCAGCATTCGCACCGGAGGACTTTCCGGTCCGGCTGTCAAGCCCGTAGCCGTCAGAATGGTTTACGACGTGGCAAAGGCTGTAAAGATACCGGTCGTGGGCTTAGGTGGCATTTCCACGGCCGAAGATGCAATAGAGTTTCTTATGGCAGGTGCGACGGCAGTACAGATAGGGACGGCCAATTTCGTAGACCCTCAGGTTACTATCAAGGTGCGCGACGGCATCAACGAATGGCTCGACAACCACGGTTGCCAATCCGTGTCTGAGATAATAGGATGCTTGGAATAA
- a CDS encoding agmatine deiminase family protein: MNKTIKNGFRLPAEWEPQSGIMLIWVHEGTDWKPYLKEITETYLQLTDAITRYEKLIIVAQHLEEVKALVESHISARQMARISFYQAENNDTWARDVAPITVVPITDSANFSVQNHLLDFCFNGWGEKFAAEKDNCINRKLYFDGAFNGVLENHKDFVLEGGSIESDGKQTLFTTTACLTATHRNQPLTKEDIEKRLLLLFPHLKRVVWIEHGELQGDDTDGHIDTILRIAPNDTLLYISTDDESDEHFEDLKALDEQARSLRTLEGNPYRCLKLPIPEAIYDDGDRLPATYANFLILNGAVIVPTYNQPKYDKTALDTIQEAFPGYDIIGIDSQTIVRQHGSIHCLTMQFPENSLTSTLPL, translated from the coding sequence GTGAATAAGACGATAAAAAACGGATTCCGTCTCCCTGCCGAGTGGGAACCACAGAGCGGGATTATGCTGATATGGGTTCACGAAGGCACAGACTGGAAGCCCTATCTGAAGGAAATAACGGAGACTTATCTTCAACTGACGGACGCTATCACACGATATGAAAAGCTGATTATCGTGGCGCAGCATCTGGAAGAAGTAAAAGCATTGGTGGAGTCGCATATCAGTGCAAGGCAAATGGCGAGGATTAGTTTCTATCAGGCTGAAAACAATGATACTTGGGCACGCGACGTTGCTCCGATTACTGTTGTTCCAATTACCGATTCCGCTAACTTCTCCGTGCAAAACCATTTGCTTGATTTCTGTTTCAACGGTTGGGGCGAAAAATTTGCCGCTGAAAAGGACAACTGCATCAATCGAAAACTCTACTTCGACGGCGCATTCAACGGCGTTTTGGAGAATCATAAGGACTTTGTGCTCGAAGGTGGTTCGATAGAAAGCGACGGCAAGCAAACATTGTTCACTACAACGGCTTGCCTTACAGCTACCCACCGCAACCAACCTCTCACAAAAGAGGATATAGAAAAGCGGCTGCTGCTGCTTTTTCCTCATCTGAAAAGAGTGGTTTGGATTGAACACGGAGAACTTCAGGGCGACGATACGGACGGACACATCGACACAATTCTGCGCATTGCGCCCAATGACACCTTATTGTATATAAGCACCGACGATGAGTCTGACGAGCATTTTGAAGACCTGAAGGCATTGGACGAACAGGCACGCAGCCTCAGAACCTTGGAGGGCAACCCTTATCGCTGCCTGAAGCTCCCTATTCCGGAGGCAATCTATGACGACGGCGACCGTCTCCCTGCCACTTATGCCAACTTCCTGATTCTGAATGGGGCTGTCATTGTGCCTACATATAATCAGCCGAAATACGACAAGACGGCACTGGATACGATACAAGAGGCGTTTCCCGGCTATGATATCATCGGAATAGATTCACAAACCATCGTCCGACAGCACGGCTCCATACATTGTCTGACGATGCAGTTTCCTGAGAACAGTCTTACTTCTACCTTACCTTTATAA
- a CDS encoding helix-turn-helix domain-containing protein — MINRIKQLMESQHMTQQTFADFIGISSASLSSIFNGRTKPTLNTVEAIKSKYPKISLDWLMYGTGTMFNDQKENTDASLDMSAPFEGKNLFGDIETAPLPFQGSERTNAHGVANTINNIPRTEIKYIDKPKRNITEIRIFFDDQTWETFVPKK, encoded by the coding sequence ATGATAAATAGAATAAAACAGCTGATGGAAAGTCAGCATATGACCCAGCAAACTTTTGCAGATTTCATAGGAATATCGTCTGCATCGTTGAGCAGTATTTTTAATGGTAGAACAAAACCTACACTAAATACTGTTGAAGCCATAAAGAGTAAGTATCCAAAGATTAGTCTTGACTGGCTGATGTATGGTACAGGGACTATGTTCAACGACCAAAAGGAAAACACAGACGCATCATTGGATATGTCTGCGCCTTTTGAAGGGAAAAATCTTTTCGGAGATATCGAAACTGCTCCCCTACCTTTTCAAGGTTCGGAACGGACAAATGCACACGGTGTTGCGAATACAATAAATAATATTCCCCGAACGGAGATAAAATATATTGACAAACCTAAAAGAAATATCACAGAGATACGTATATTCTTTGACGACCAGACTTGGGAAACATTTGTGCCTAAAAAGTAA
- a CDS encoding 3'-5' exonuclease — MLRNFAAIDFETANGERTSVCSVGVVIVRDGAIAEKFYSLIQPEPNYYTYWCTQVHGLTRRDTDNAEVFPRVWEKIAPKLEGLPLVAHNKAFDESCLKAVLRCYQMDYPDYPFLCTLQQSRKVWPGGRHTLDVIAQRCGYNLKAHHHALADAEACAAIALEIF; from the coding sequence ATGCTTAGAAATTTTGCAGCAATAGATTTTGAAACAGCCAACGGAGAACGCACCAGCGTTTGTTCGGTGGGCGTAGTGATAGTCCGCGATGGAGCAATCGCAGAGAAATTCTATTCGCTCATACAGCCCGAGCCTAACTACTACACTTACTGGTGTACGCAGGTTCACGGACTGACACGCCGAGACACCGACAACGCGGAGGTCTTTCCCCGTGTATGGGAAAAGATTGCGCCAAAGCTCGAGGGGCTGCCCTTGGTGGCTCACAACAAGGCATTCGACGAAAGCTGCCTGAAAGCCGTCTTACGTTGCTATCAGATGGACTATCCAGATTATCCTTTCCTCTGCACGCTCCAGCAATCGCGCAAGGTGTGGCCCGGAGGCAGGCACACCCTCGATGTTATCGCTCAACGATGTGGCTACAATCTCAAGGCTCATCATCACGCCCTTGCCGATGCTGAAGCCTGTGCTGCCATTGCACTTGAGATATTTTAA
- a CDS encoding DnaJ domain-containing protein — MATGKWIGGALGWILGGGSILGAIVGFCIGSLLDDASEGSKSDNGSNFNGSQTENGYGGSSPYGHRPFEEGRNSFLFSMLVLSSYVIKADGKVMHSEMEFVRGFLRENFGEQAVQQGEEILLKLFEMQKQQGPALFKETIRKSCVEINMHLNSGQRLQLLNYLVIIAKADGYVSPEEVAVLKEVAGYLRLSSQDVDSMLNMGGSSSSSGSSVSINDAYKILGISPDATDDEVKAAYRKMALKHHPDRVATLGDDIKKTAEKKFQEINDAKERIFKARGL; from the coding sequence ATGGCAACAGGAAAATGGATCGGAGGAGCACTTGGATGGATTCTCGGAGGAGGCAGTATTCTCGGTGCAATAGTGGGATTCTGCATCGGCAGCTTGCTCGACGACGCATCAGAAGGAAGCAAATCGGACAATGGCAGCAATTTCAACGGCTCGCAGACGGAAAATGGCTACGGAGGATCGTCGCCCTACGGCCATCGGCCATTTGAAGAAGGCCGCAACTCTTTCCTCTTCTCAATGCTCGTTCTCTCATCTTACGTTATCAAGGCAGACGGAAAAGTGATGCACTCAGAGATGGAATTCGTGCGTGGATTCTTGAGAGAGAATTTCGGCGAACAGGCTGTTCAGCAAGGAGAAGAAATCCTTTTGAAACTGTTTGAAATGCAAAAGCAGCAGGGTCCGGCATTGTTCAAGGAAACGATTCGCAAGAGTTGCGTTGAAATAAATATGCACCTGAACTCCGGGCAGCGTCTGCAACTGCTCAACTATCTTGTTATCATTGCCAAGGCAGACGGCTATGTAAGCCCTGAAGAAGTTGCCGTGCTGAAGGAAGTAGCCGGCTATCTACGGCTTTCCAGTCAGGATGTAGATTCTATGCTGAATATGGGAGGCAGTTCATCGTCGTCTGGCAGTTCTGTAAGCATCAACGATGCGTACAAAATCCTCGGAATCTCGCCCGACGCCACCGATGATGAAGTGAAGGCAGCATACCGTAAGATGGCGTTGAAACATCATCCTGACCGTGTTGCAACGTTGGGCGACGACATAAAGAAGACTGCCGAGAAGAAATTTCAGGAAATAAACGATGCCAAAGAGCGAATCTTCAAGGCGAGAGGATTATAA
- a CDS encoding zinc ribbon domain-containing protein has translation MAKKDPKDLPVEEKLKNLYQLQATLSAIDEKRALRGELPLEVRDLEDEIAGLNTRIEKIRFEIDDFKRAIVQKKGEIEDAKASLERYNKQLDMVANNREYDTLTKEIEFQTLEVELCNKKIKEAQLRVEERQNDLAQNEAILDDRQSALEEKRAELEEIMQETREEEDSLKEKAGDIETKIEPALLRSFKRIRKGARNGLGIVYVQRDACGGCFNKIPPQRQLDIKMHKKIIVCEYCGRILIDPELAGVKIETAEEKPKRRSTRKKKEETAED, from the coding sequence ATGGCTAAGAAAGATCCCAAAGATTTACCAGTAGAGGAGAAACTGAAGAATCTTTATCAGTTGCAGGCAACGCTGTCGGCTATCGACGAGAAGCGTGCGTTGCGTGGCGAATTGCCTCTGGAAGTGCGCGACCTTGAAGATGAAATTGCAGGCTTGAACACCCGTATTGAAAAGATTCGCTTTGAAATTGACGATTTTAAGCGGGCTATCGTTCAGAAGAAGGGCGAGATAGAAGATGCCAAGGCAAGTTTGGAACGCTACAACAAGCAGCTCGATATGGTTGCCAACAACCGTGAATACGACACGCTGACAAAGGAAATCGAGTTCCAGACATTGGAAGTTGAGCTTTGCAACAAGAAGATTAAGGAAGCGCAGCTCCGTGTAGAAGAACGTCAGAACGACCTCGCACAGAACGAAGCGATTCTCGACGACCGTCAGTCTGCACTGGAAGAGAAGCGTGCCGAACTTGAGGAGATTATGCAGGAAACGCGCGAAGAGGAAGACAGCCTGAAGGAAAAGGCAGGCGATATCGAAACAAAGATTGAGCCGGCACTGCTCCGTAGTTTCAAGCGCATCCGTAAAGGTGCCCGCAATGGATTGGGTATCGTTTACGTGCAGCGCGATGCCTGTGGTGGTTGCTTCAACAAGATTCCGCCTCAGCGTCAGTTGGATATAAAGATGCACAAGAAAATTATCGTTTGCGAATACTGTGGTCGCATTCTCATCGACCCTGAATTGGCGGGCGTGAAGATTGAAACTGCTGAGGAGAAACCAAAGCGTCGTTCAACGCGCAAGAAGAAGGAAGAAACTGCCGAGGATTGA
- a CDS encoding DUF2262 domain-containing protein — protein MERAKIQELFEDNFLEEEKEILVLMATSTNGAAAYYDMWAPSNDPLAYVDLSDNSLHTGSIRLEWLVEGKGWRYYFNPQTAYRIRVRPRKPDYMPNFEHCFMLLEVLEENVADKRFEEILTEYNREVSYDDGDFHLILDKEYKWFEGAILHGDEEIEFFIETEELDRLKNILAAYKKATEDFEKWLDTLKQFAAQKLTKLANEWQEEDTASISEKDFAERISLSSINLTEEKGFIVYLYDDDMFFDHIICVYGNLDGTLEDADIEG, from the coding sequence ATGGAAAGAGCAAAAATACAAGAACTGTTTGAAGACAACTTTCTGGAGGAAGAAAAAGAAATTTTAGTATTGATGGCAACATCTACAAACGGAGCAGCAGCCTATTACGATATGTGGGCACCGTCCAATGATCCGTTGGCTTATGTAGATTTGTCGGATAACTCTTTACACACCGGTTCCATTCGTTTGGAATGGTTGGTGGAGGGAAAAGGTTGGCGATACTATTTCAATCCGCAAACGGCATACAGAATCAGAGTGCGTCCGCGAAAGCCTGATTATATGCCTAATTTCGAGCATTGCTTTATGCTCTTGGAGGTTCTGGAAGAGAATGTTGCCGATAAAAGATTTGAGGAAATCCTAACAGAATACAATAGAGAAGTAAGCTATGATGACGGAGACTTTCATTTGATTCTGGATAAAGAATACAAGTGGTTTGAAGGAGCAATACTCCACGGCGATGAAGAAATAGAATTCTTTATAGAAACGGAAGAACTGGACAGGCTGAAAAACATCTTAGCGGCATATAAAAAGGCAACGGAGGATTTTGAAAAATGGCTTGACACACTGAAACAGTTTGCTGCCCAGAAACTTACCAAACTGGCAAATGAGTGGCAGGAAGAAGATACAGCCTCCATTTCCGAAAAAGACTTTGCCGAACGCATCAGCCTTTCGAGCATAAACTTGACGGAAGAAAAGGGTTTTATAGTGTATCTGTATGATGATGATATGTTTTTCGATCACATTATCTGTGTGTACGGCAATCTCGACGGGACATTGGAAGATGCGGACATAGAGGGGTAG
- a CDS encoding type I restriction enzyme HsdR N-terminal domain-containing protein, translating to MIQLNLPPYNIRIQEQNGQRKIFDILRRKYLVLTPEEWVRQHFIHFLINHKGYPTTLLANEIPLKIGDKTIRADSVLYNRELKPIMIIEYKAPHIQLTQKVFDQISTYNLLLHVDYLVVSNGLDTYICKMDYDKQSYTFLEEIPDYQNI from the coding sequence ATGATTCAACTAAATCTTCCACCTTATAATATAAGGATACAAGAGCAAAACGGACAACGGAAAATCTTTGATATTCTGCGAAGAAAATATCTTGTGCTCACTCCCGAGGAATGGGTGCGCCAGCATTTCATCCATTTTCTCATCAACCACAAAGGTTATCCCACTACCCTGCTCGCCAATGAAATTCCACTGAAAATTGGCGACAAAACTATTCGTGCTGACAGCGTTTTATACAATCGCGAACTTAAACCGATTATGATTATAGAGTACAAAGCTCCACACATTCAACTCACACAAAAGGTTTTCGACCAGATTTCAACCTACAATCTCCTACTCCACGTAGACTATCTCGTAGTCTCGAATGGTTTAGATACCTATATCTGCAAAATGGATTACGACAAGCAGTCTTACACTTTCTTAGAAGAGATACCAGATTATCAAAATATTTGA
- a CDS encoding dihydroorotate dehydrogenase electron transfer subunit has protein sequence MQKYVIDLKVVSAEHLNEKNVLLKLTQDAPLPEMLPGQFVEVRVDGSPSTYLRRPISVNFVDRERNELWLLVATIGDGTRAIGSLKEGDMLNCVLPLGNSFTPPKKQTDKILLVGGGVGVAPLLYFGKQIKDFGAEVSFLLGARTEKDLLELDEFRKYGEVYVTTEDGSMGEKGFVTNHSVLNKCQFTQISTCGPKPMMMAVVKFARTAGVYCEASLENLMACGLGACLCCVEKTTEGNLCACTEGPVFDIDRLLW, from the coding sequence ATGCAGAAGTATGTCATAGACTTGAAGGTTGTTTCGGCCGAGCATCTGAATGAAAAGAATGTGCTTTTAAAGCTAACACAAGATGCGCCGTTGCCCGAAATGCTTCCCGGTCAGTTTGTGGAAGTAAGAGTGGACGGCTCTCCTTCTACTTATCTTCGTCGTCCAATTTCAGTTAATTTTGTAGATCGTGAGCGCAATGAGCTGTGGCTTTTGGTTGCGACAATCGGCGACGGAACCCGGGCTATCGGCTCGTTGAAGGAGGGTGATATGCTTAATTGCGTATTGCCTTTGGGGAATAGTTTTACTCCTCCGAAGAAACAGACCGACAAAATCCTTTTGGTAGGAGGTGGCGTAGGCGTTGCTCCACTTCTTTATTTTGGTAAACAGATTAAAGATTTTGGTGCAGAAGTCTCTTTTTTGCTCGGTGCGAGAACGGAGAAAGACCTTTTGGAACTTGATGAGTTCCGAAAATACGGCGAAGTATATGTAACAACGGAAGACGGTTCGATGGGAGAAAAAGGCTTCGTTACCAATCATTCCGTGCTCAATAAATGCCAGTTCACGCAGATTTCCACTTGTGGTCCGAAGCCAATGATGATGGCAGTTGTGAAATTTGCCCGTACTGCCGGCGTCTATTGCGAGGCCTCTCTGGAGAATCTGATGGCTTGCGGACTGGGTGCGTGTCTCTGTTGTGTAGAAAAGACCACGGAGGGCAATCTCTGCGCTTGTACAGAAGGACCGGTTTTCGATATAGACAGACTGCTCTGGTAG